The following proteins come from a genomic window of Pyxidicoccus sp. MSG2:
- a CDS encoding peptide chain release factor family protein, which translates to MSTSPARRQAAHAALALDDEALLKACEVDYFIASGPGGQHRNTTASGVRLTHPPTELSVSATERRSQVQNKGVALDRLREGLRALTFVPKVRRATKPSAGSKRRRLEGKKRTSEKKSLRNTKTLW; encoded by the coding sequence ATGAGCACCTCACCCGCCCGCCGACAGGCCGCGCACGCTGCCCTCGCCCTGGATGACGAGGCGCTGCTGAAGGCCTGCGAGGTGGACTACTTCATCGCCTCCGGCCCCGGCGGACAGCACCGCAACACCACCGCCAGCGGCGTGCGCCTCACCCACCCGCCCACCGAGCTGTCCGTCAGCGCCACCGAGCGCCGCAGCCAGGTGCAGAACAAGGGCGTCGCCCTGGACCGCCTGCGCGAGGGCCTGCGCGCCCTCACCTTCGTCCCCAAGGTGCGCAGGGCCACCAAGCCCAGCGCCGGCTCCAAGCGGCGGAGGCTGGAGGGCAAGAAGCGCACGTCCGAGAAGAAGTCCCTGCGCAACACCAAGACGCTCTGGTGA